A region of Domibacillus sp. DTU_2020_1001157_1_SI_ALB_TIR_016 DNA encodes the following proteins:
- a CDS encoding PhzF family phenazine biosynthesis isomerase yields the protein MVKVDVQHIDAFSSIPEKGNPAGVVLNGNDYTEKQMLAIAAAVGFNETAFVVSSDEADFRIRYFTPGHEVNLCGHATMGTVYALKMNGLLEQSHFMIETNAGILPIHICEEHGQLRITMQHAKPEFQPFNGSRSDLAASIGLEEEDLHAAYPIVYGSTGIWTLIIPVKKLASFKKMNPLTERFPGILKEMPKASLHPICFEVQNKESDMHARHFSSPYSGTVEDAITGTASGVMGAYFKTFVKKDMALPATLIVEQGHEIHKDGQVYVHVKEKQEQLDISISGTAVYVKNIEVDID from the coding sequence GTGGTTAAGGTGGACGTACAGCATATTGATGCGTTTAGTTCAATTCCTGAGAAAGGGAATCCGGCTGGCGTTGTGTTAAACGGTAATGATTATACGGAAAAACAGATGTTAGCCATCGCAGCAGCAGTAGGGTTTAACGAAACCGCTTTTGTTGTTTCTTCAGATGAAGCTGATTTTCGCATTCGGTACTTCACACCCGGACATGAAGTAAATTTATGCGGCCATGCGACAATGGGAACGGTTTATGCTTTAAAAATGAACGGTTTACTGGAACAATCACATTTTATGATTGAAACAAATGCAGGCATACTGCCCATACATATTTGTGAAGAGCATGGTCAATTACGGATCACCATGCAGCATGCAAAGCCTGAATTTCAACCATTTAATGGTTCAAGGTCGGATTTAGCTGCGTCCATCGGTTTAGAAGAAGAAGACTTACATGCAGCGTATCCTATTGTATATGGCAGTACAGGCATTTGGACGTTGATTATTCCCGTTAAGAAACTGGCAAGTTTCAAGAAAATGAATCCGCTGACAGAAAGATTTCCAGGCATTTTAAAGGAAATGCCAAAAGCATCTTTGCATCCGATTTGCTTTGAAGTTCAAAATAAGGAAAGTGATATGCATGCTCGCCACTTTTCATCCCCTTATTCGGGTACCGTTGAGGATGCTATTACAGGAACGGCTTCAGGCGTAATGGGAGCGTATTTTAAAACCTTTGTAAAGAAGGATATGGCATTACCGGCAACGCTTATTGTAGAACAAGGTCATGAAATTCATAAGGACGGGCAGGTATATGTGCATGTAAAAGAAAAACAGGAGCAATTAGATATTTCTATTTCAGGAACGGCTGTTTATGTTAAGAATATTGAAGTGGATATCGACTGA
- a CDS encoding lysophospholipase, whose product MIKQSAFTFLSHDGLDLFASKWIKEEQQKPKALVQIAHGMAEHIIRYDSFAKELAAQNIFVYGNDHRGHGETAKMANSYGYFSDEDGFEKVLQDMRTLTTIMEKEYPNVPIFLFGHSMGSFLSRRYIQLFGDKLSGVVLCGTGGNPGIMGKIGIMIASREKKKKGSKAPSPLLNKLTFGNFNKAFQPNRTEFDWLSRDEKQVDKYIEDDMCGGIFSSGFYFDFFSGLETVHSPKNKNTVPLDLPIFLVSGTNDPVGGKNGKGVIRTFKSFKQVGIEDVSYKLYKDARHELLNEINKDEVQNDIINWINNH is encoded by the coding sequence TTGATAAAACAATCAGCATTTACGTTTCTATCCCACGATGGGTTAGATTTGTTTGCAAGCAAGTGGATAAAAGAAGAACAACAAAAGCCGAAAGCCCTTGTTCAGATAGCCCACGGTATGGCAGAACATATTATACGCTATGATTCCTTTGCAAAGGAGCTGGCTGCTCAAAATATTTTTGTGTATGGGAATGATCATCGTGGTCATGGTGAAACGGCAAAAATGGCAAATAGTTATGGATATTTTTCTGATGAGGATGGGTTTGAAAAAGTCTTGCAGGATATGCGTACCTTGACCACTATTATGGAAAAGGAGTATCCGAATGTCCCTATCTTTTTGTTTGGTCATAGTATGGGGTCTTTTTTATCGAGGCGATATATTCAATTGTTCGGAGACAAGCTTTCAGGCGTGGTTTTGTGCGGAACGGGAGGAAATCCGGGAATAATGGGGAAAATCGGAATCATGATTGCTTCCAGGGAGAAGAAAAAGAAAGGAAGCAAGGCACCTAGCCCCTTATTAAATAAGCTTACATTTGGAAATTTCAATAAAGCATTCCAGCCGAATAGAACAGAATTTGATTGGTTGAGCAGGGATGAAAAACAAGTAGACAAATATATTGAGGACGATATGTGCGGAGGGATCTTTTCCAGTGGCTTCTACTTCGACTTCTTTAGTGGTCTTGAGACGGTACATAGCCCAAAAAATAAAAATACTGTTCCTTTAGATCTTCCTATTTTCCTGGTTTCTGGAACCAATGACCCTGTAGGAGGGAAAAATGGAAAAGGAGTAATCAGGACCTTTAAGTCATTTAAACAAGTTGGTATTGAAGATGTAAGCTATAAGTTATATAAAGATGCACGTCATGAATTATTGAATGAAATCAATAAGGACGAAGTACAAAACGATATTATAAATTGGATTAATAACCATTGA
- a CDS encoding DUF3916 domain-containing protein: MAYTSACSPAFNSEKMPAGNKRLCMQALIDRAVHLINIKRVNQQYCRVVDLLSHAPGCGGCSHPLV, from the coding sequence CTGGCATATACATCTGCCTGCAGCCCAGCATTCAATTCTGAAAAAATGCCTGCTGGTAATAAACGGCTTTGTATGCAGGCTTTAATCGACAGGGCAGTCCATTTGATTAATATCAAACGAGTAAATCAGCAATACTGTCGTGTTGTTGATTTACTCAGTCACGCACCAGGATGTGGTGGATGCAGTCATCCACTAGTGTAG
- a CDS encoding class I SAM-dependent methyltransferase, which yields MKAVIQKGYDYIELWQESMKDRKGHIPERLRDDQAEEAFWASMMEKKTSHKPDPYTIAVQQELLPLLHSDDNVLEIGPGWGNYTFAIADKARKLTGIDSSKSIVEFLDSQAAAKGVRNMELICDKWESDKEREKYDVVFGFNCFYRMYDIGKALLKMNESANRLAIAGMTTGPEKPHYMELHQMGYSINLRRRDYIHILNVLHQLGIMASCKMVKLQSRKSYSSYEQLVKDNITKILDAHYDVQEVERVLRKYVIEKNGTYEYVYPFHAALMYWEPVSM from the coding sequence ATGAAGGCGGTAATTCAAAAAGGCTATGATTACATTGAGCTATGGCAGGAATCGATGAAAGATCGTAAGGGGCATATACCCGAGCGGTTAAGGGATGACCAGGCAGAAGAAGCTTTTTGGGCCTCTATGATGGAGAAAAAAACCTCGCACAAGCCTGATCCGTATACAATAGCCGTGCAGCAGGAGCTTCTTCCTCTTTTACACAGCGATGACAATGTACTGGAAATTGGTCCTGGATGGGGCAATTATACGTTTGCCATCGCGGATAAAGCTCGAAAGCTGACCGGTATAGACAGTTCAAAAAGTATTGTAGAGTTTTTAGATTCACAGGCTGCTGCTAAAGGCGTGAGGAACATGGAGCTGATTTGCGATAAGTGGGAAAGTGATAAAGAACGTGAAAAGTATGATGTTGTATTTGGCTTTAACTGTTTCTACCGCATGTACGACATAGGGAAAGCTTTACTAAAAATGAATGAGTCCGCAAACCGGCTGGCCATTGCCGGAATGACAACAGGACCGGAAAAGCCGCATTATATGGAGCTGCATCAAATGGGCTACAGCATCAATCTAAGGCGCCGGGATTATATCCACATCTTAAATGTGCTGCATCAGCTTGGCATTATGGCCAGCTGCAAGATGGTGAAGCTGCAAAGCCGGAAAAGCTATTCTTCTTATGAACAGTTAGTGAAGGATAATATTACGAAGATTTTAGATGCTCACTACGACGTTCAAGAAGTAGAGCGTGTGTTGCGTAAATATGTGATAGAAAAGAACGGTACATACGAATACGTATATCCATTTCATGCTGCTTTAATGTATTGGGAGCCAGTGTCTATGTAG
- the tnpB gene encoding IS200/IS605 family element RNA-guided endonuclease TnpB has protein sequence MRTKTDETKNLHFKAFRFKIHPSDEQKQLINQTIGCCRFVYNYILNENIKSFEKTKKRYTETAAKKLLPGLKETFKWLSHSDSIALQASIEYQYEGFKKYKDQPKKELKKRAAKKCAEGYTPTAYDFKGHPTFKSKKNPIQSYTTKMTNNNIKMIDNHIQLPKLGWIRFSKSRNIEGDIKRVTVRRSSTGRYSISVICEMPYSPYKPSTNDAVGIDLGLKEFAVLSNGESIANPKYYQKYEKRLAFLQRAFARKKEGSKSWKKNKVQIAKLHEKIKHTREDFLHKLTTRLVHENQVIAVENLSVKNLVQNKKLSKGIHDASWSRFNEMLAYKAKWYGRTIIKVDPFFPSSQLCSRCGHQHKDVKNLAVRVWECPSCGVRHDRDLNASLNIEKEALRLLSLQSS, from the coding sequence ATGAGAACCAAAACAGATGAAACAAAGAACCTTCATTTTAAAGCCTTTCGGTTTAAAATCCATCCAAGTGACGAGCAAAAACAACTGATTAACCAAACGATCGGCTGCTGCCGGTTTGTTTACAATTATATATTAAATGAAAACATCAAGAGTTTCGAAAAAACAAAAAAACGGTATACAGAAACAGCTGCCAAAAAGCTTCTCCCTGGGCTAAAAGAAACATTCAAATGGTTGTCTCATTCTGACAGTATTGCTCTTCAGGCAAGCATCGAATATCAGTACGAAGGATTCAAAAAATATAAGGATCAGCCGAAAAAAGAATTAAAAAAAAGAGCCGCAAAAAAATGTGCAGAAGGCTATACGCCAACGGCGTATGATTTCAAGGGCCACCCAACATTCAAAAGTAAGAAAAACCCGATTCAGAGCTATACGACCAAAATGACAAACAACAATATTAAAATGATAGACAATCACATTCAGCTGCCGAAACTCGGCTGGATTCGTTTTTCCAAGTCCCGAAACATCGAAGGCGACATTAAGCGTGTCACCGTGCGCCGCAGCAGTACCGGCCGGTATTCTATTTCGGTCATTTGCGAGATGCCTTATTCCCCGTACAAACCAAGCACCAACGATGCCGTTGGCATTGATCTGGGATTAAAAGAGTTTGCCGTGCTCTCCAACGGTGAATCCATCGCTAACCCGAAATACTATCAAAAATACGAAAAGCGGTTAGCCTTTCTTCAGCGTGCGTTTGCACGTAAAAAAGAAGGTTCGAAATCGTGGAAAAAAAATAAAGTCCAGATTGCTAAACTGCACGAAAAAATCAAACACACAAGAGAAGATTTTCTTCACAAGCTGACGACCAGGCTCGTTCATGAAAACCAAGTGATCGCAGTGGAGAATTTGTCCGTGAAGAATCTCGTCCAAAACAAAAAACTAAGCAAGGGGATTCACGATGCGTCATGGTCGAGGTTCAACGAAATGCTTGCATACAAAGCGAAGTGGTACGGACGGACGATCATAAAAGTCGATCCGTTCTTCCCATCAAGCCAGCTCTGCTCAAGGTGCGGGCATCAGCACAAGGATGTAAAAAATCTCGCTGTCCGGGTGTGGGAATGTCCATCCTGCGGCGTTCGTCACGACCGGGATCTGAATGCGAGCCTGAATATTGAAAAAGAAGCCCTTCGGCTTCTTTCACTTCAGTCTAGTTAA
- a CDS encoding cytochrome d ubiquinol oxidase subunit II produces MADALIAITVLWGFVFIYAVMATMDFGAGFWSMIYINHEKTKATNVANRYLSPTWEVTNTFIVALVVAVYSLFPTAAYTLGTILLVPGSAILLLLALRSAFLVFSNIATEYKKPLTYISGIAGIIIPGLLISVLPITHGEFVDYVNGTANLNLARLFTSPNVYAFIGFAVSSTLFLSSLLLADYSKASNEMEAYKVYLRNGKILGPVTLLMAFLIMLTLANEAEWLYERMMEDFSLLLLSVGFFLIVGIGLYGSSPFQKGVKGMPRLSVIAVVIQYLIASYVYGKAHLPYIIYPNVTIQAAFTDPNSFRAVFITYIVGFAILFPGFFYFWSLFMNDKRYLRQKG; encoded by the coding sequence ATGGCTGATGCTCTGATTGCGATCACCGTGCTCTGGGGGTTTGTTTTTATTTACGCCGTTATGGCTACCATGGATTTCGGGGCGGGATTTTGGTCGATGATTTACATTAACCACGAGAAAACAAAAGCGACGAATGTAGCCAATCGATATTTATCTCCCACCTGGGAAGTGACCAATACGTTTATTGTTGCACTAGTTGTGGCGGTTTATAGTCTTTTTCCAACTGCAGCTTACACGCTGGGCACCATCCTGCTCGTTCCTGGAAGTGCGATTCTGCTTTTGCTTGCTTTAAGAAGTGCTTTTTTAGTTTTTTCAAACATCGCCACAGAATACAAAAAGCCATTGACCTACATTTCAGGTATTGCAGGGATTATTATTCCCGGCCTGTTAATCAGTGTATTGCCTATTACACATGGGGAGTTTGTCGATTATGTAAATGGTACAGCCAATTTAAATTTAGCCAGGCTGTTCACAAGCCCGAATGTGTATGCATTTATCGGCTTTGCGGTCAGCAGTACTCTTTTCCTCTCCTCTTTATTACTGGCGGATTATTCAAAAGCATCGAATGAAATGGAAGCTTATAAAGTGTATCTTCGGAATGGCAAAATATTAGGGCCCGTAACCTTGTTAATGGCTTTTCTGATTATGCTTACATTAGCCAATGAGGCCGAATGGTTATATGAGCGTATGATGGAAGACTTTTCGCTTCTGCTGCTTTCTGTCGGCTTCTTTTTGATTGTAGGAATCGGGTTGTATGGCTCATCGCCTTTTCAAAAAGGGGTTAAAGGAATGCCGAGGCTTTCGGTAATTGCCGTGGTCATTCAATACCTTATTGCAAGCTACGTTTATGGAAAAGCGCATTTGCCTTATATTATTTATCCAAATGTGACCATTCAGGCCGCTTTTACAGATCCTAATTCATTCAGGGCTGTGTTTATCACGTATATCGTTGGCTTCGCCATTCTGTTCCCCGGCTTTTTTTACTTCTGGAGCTTATTTATGAATGATAAACGATATTTGAGGCAAAAAGGGTGA
- a CDS encoding cytochrome ubiquinol oxidase subunit I, which translates to MDDLVIARSLFGTTMAFHIIFATIGVGLPLMILVAELLYQKTKDLDYVVMAKRWTKTFAVLLGVGIPTGTIAGVQLSLLWPGFMEVVGRVMPLPFQIEIYAFFVEALFMSIYVYAAERIKPWMRIVSLVLVALGALASAVLITNVHAFQGTPAGFRYENGEFLDIDPWAAFFNPSFFVTAGHVALSAYVVGAFAVGSVAAFKMMKNERGSRVYLFHQKALLISLVVGGAFAFFTALNGHESAQYLHEYQPEKLAAAEGLFETQSHAPLAIGGFTDRETEEVKWAIEIPWALSFLSGNSFDTVVVGLNDFPEEFWPPLYIHTLFNVMVGIGSLLILIPILVLIWKKGLKKKHYPKPVLWTLVATGPLAVVALECGWIFACTGRQPWVIYRVLTTAESATTATNLGILFILFIIVYIILGAAVLFVLLYFFRKNTELDDMKRAEKKGKPLYGSNS; encoded by the coding sequence GTGGATGATTTAGTAATAGCCCGTTCTTTATTTGGGACGACGATGGCCTTTCATATTATATTTGCCACGATAGGCGTAGGGCTGCCGCTGATGATTTTAGTGGCTGAACTGCTTTATCAAAAAACAAAAGATTTGGACTACGTTGTCATGGCCAAGCGATGGACAAAGACATTTGCTGTCCTGCTTGGCGTCGGTATTCCGACCGGCACGATTGCGGGCGTTCAGTTATCCTTGCTTTGGCCCGGTTTTATGGAAGTTGTCGGGCGAGTCATGCCGCTTCCTTTTCAAATTGAAATATACGCTTTTTTCGTAGAAGCTCTTTTCATGTCTATTTACGTGTATGCTGCCGAAAGAATTAAGCCCTGGATGAGAATTGTAAGCCTCGTACTCGTCGCTTTAGGTGCTTTGGCTTCAGCTGTATTGATTACAAATGTCCATGCCTTTCAGGGAACACCGGCGGGTTTCCGGTATGAAAACGGAGAGTTCTTAGACATTGACCCGTGGGCGGCATTTTTTAATCCAAGCTTTTTCGTAACGGCCGGGCACGTGGCACTGTCTGCCTACGTAGTCGGCGCCTTTGCGGTTGGTTCTGTTGCGGCTTTTAAAATGATGAAAAATGAACGGGGATCCAGGGTTTATTTGTTTCATCAGAAAGCACTCCTGATCAGCTTAGTAGTAGGGGGCGCCTTTGCGTTCTTTACCGCTTTAAATGGGCATGAATCCGCTCAGTATTTACATGAATATCAGCCGGAAAAGCTGGCTGCTGCAGAGGGGTTATTTGAAACTCAATCCCATGCGCCGCTTGCCATTGGGGGTTTTACAGACCGGGAAACGGAGGAAGTAAAGTGGGCGATTGAAATTCCCTGGGCGCTGAGCTTTCTCTCTGGAAACAGCTTCGATACGGTTGTAGTGGGCTTGAATGATTTTCCGGAGGAATTTTGGCCGCCGCTCTATATACATACGTTATTTAACGTGATGGTCGGCATCGGCTCTCTGCTTATCCTGATTCCCATCCTCGTATTGATCTGGAAAAAAGGATTGAAAAAGAAGCACTATCCGAAGCCCGTGCTTTGGACATTGGTAGCCACAGGCCCGCTAGCCGTGGTTGCGCTTGAATGCGGATGGATTTTCGCTTGTACAGGCCGCCAGCCATGGGTGATATACCGGGTCTTAACAACAGCTGAGTCAGCTACAACTGCCACGAATTTAGGTATATTGTTCATACTATTCATTATCGTGTACATTATCCTGGGGGCTGCAGTTTTGTTTGTATTGTTGTATTTCTTCAGAAAAAATACAGAACTGGATGATATGAAGCGTGCGGAGAAAAAAGGGAAACCGTTATACGGTTCCAACTCATAG
- a CDS encoding STAS domain-containing protein, which yields MHKSKELQEFLLEKAWQLTEEWYESLDKSETSGVYGTKDPKAIKLLKEQNYSFHLHFCNLFVQDEPVFLKELEGWVLKVASDEQHLSTPEYLIVREFFRTRDQYLTFINEFLFHNQDTYSQEVIDLWNHYIVKTIDKIVVWYIERYHEFSLKRLQSQQEMINELSSPVITLHEEVALLPLVGDIDTMRAKYILEQTLQQCYEKGVNKLLIDLSGVVMVDTMVAHQIFQLIESLELIGVHAIISGIRPEIAQTAVQLGLNFDNIDVSAKLANSIQALALNK from the coding sequence GTGCATAAAAGTAAAGAACTACAAGAATTTTTATTAGAAAAAGCCTGGCAATTAACGGAGGAATGGTACGAATCTCTAGATAAAAGTGAGACATCAGGAGTGTACGGAACAAAAGATCCTAAAGCGATCAAATTGCTCAAAGAGCAAAACTACAGCTTTCATCTGCATTTTTGCAATTTATTCGTTCAAGACGAGCCTGTCTTTTTAAAAGAGCTGGAAGGGTGGGTGCTTAAAGTTGCATCAGATGAACAGCATTTATCAACACCTGAGTATCTGATTGTGAGAGAATTCTTTAGAACGCGAGATCAATATTTGACATTTATTAACGAGTTTCTTTTTCACAACCAGGATACATATTCACAAGAAGTGATCGATTTATGGAATCACTATATTGTTAAAACAATTGATAAAATTGTGGTTTGGTATATCGAAAGATACCATGAATTCTCACTGAAAAGACTTCAAAGTCAGCAGGAAATGATTAATGAATTGAGTTCTCCAGTGATTACTCTCCATGAAGAAGTGGCCCTGCTTCCTTTAGTAGGCGATATTGATACGATGAGAGCCAAATACATTCTTGAGCAAACGCTGCAACAGTGTTATGAAAAGGGTGTAAACAAACTTTTAATTGATTTGTCTGGAGTGGTGATGGTCGATACGATGGTTGCCCACCAAATTTTCCAGTTGATCGAAAGTTTAGAGTTAATAGGCGTGCACGCTATTATCTCGGGGATACGGCCAGAAATTGCTCAAACAGCCGTTCAATTAGGGTTAAATTTTGACAATATAGATGTGTCAGCAAAATTAGCAAACTCCATCCAGGCGCTTGCGTTAAATAAGTAA
- a CDS encoding organic hydroperoxide resistance protein, whose protein sequence is MAVLYTGSATASGGRQGHVISSDNVLDLDLKTPEGLGGPGGYGTNPEQLFAAGYSACFDGALNLVIRKKGVKGVTSTAVTANVSILNDEADDGFKIAADLEVEIEGVDKETAQELIEAAHQVCPYSKATRGNIEVNLKVV, encoded by the coding sequence ATGGCAGTATTATACACAGGCAGTGCAACAGCATCAGGCGGCAGACAAGGACACGTGATTTCCTCTGACAACGTACTTGATCTGGATTTAAAAACGCCAGAAGGACTCGGCGGCCCGGGCGGCTACGGAACAAATCCGGAGCAATTATTTGCGGCTGGCTACTCTGCCTGCTTTGACGGGGCATTGAACCTTGTGATTCGCAAAAAAGGAGTTAAAGGGGTTACTTCTACTGCTGTTACGGCAAATGTGTCCATTTTAAATGATGAAGCAGATGACGGCTTTAAGATTGCAGCTGACCTCGAAGTGGAAATCGAAGGTGTAGATAAGGAAACGGCACAGGAGCTTATAGAAGCTGCCCATCAAGTATGCCCGTACTCTAAAGCAACAAGAGGAAATATCGAAGTCAATTTGAAAGTGGTATAA
- a CDS encoding alpha/beta hydrolase, translating into MAFIQVGMENSASIDLYYEDVGNGKPVVLIHGWPLSGRSWESQVPALVEAGYRVITYDRRGFGNSSQPWEGYDYDTFSADLHKLLEHLDLRDVTLVGFSMGGGEVARYLGTYGDERVKKAVFAAAVPPYLYKSEDHPEGALDEATIADFQTSIEKDRITFLETFTKNFFTAGDKTDLVSEEFRHYIRDIASFASPKGTIDCVSAFARTDFRSNVANINVPSLIIHGDSDLVVPFKASGKLTHELLPNSQLVVIEGGPHGLNATHREQFNTALLKFLAE; encoded by the coding sequence ATGGCGTTTATACAGGTTGGCATGGAAAATAGTGCATCGATCGATCTATACTATGAGGATGTAGGAAACGGAAAACCGGTTGTTTTAATTCACGGCTGGCCGTTGAGCGGACGCTCCTGGGAATCTCAGGTTCCTGCTTTAGTGGAAGCAGGCTACCGGGTCATCACGTATGACCGCAGAGGCTTTGGGAATTCCTCACAGCCATGGGAAGGCTATGACTATGACACCTTTTCAGCGGATTTACACAAACTACTGGAGCATTTAGATCTCCGTGATGTGACGCTTGTCGGCTTTTCAATGGGCGGCGGCGAAGTGGCACGCTACCTTGGCACATATGGAGATGAAAGAGTCAAGAAAGCGGTTTTTGCTGCAGCGGTTCCTCCATATTTGTATAAATCGGAAGACCATCCGGAAGGCGCATTGGATGAAGCCACTATTGCCGATTTCCAAACTAGTATCGAAAAAGACCGTATTACTTTCCTTGAAACATTCACCAAGAACTTTTTTACTGCTGGGGACAAAACGGATTTGGTTAGTGAGGAGTTCCGTCATTACATCCGTGATATTGCTTCATTCGCTTCGCCAAAGGGCACGATCGACTGTGTCAGCGCGTTTGCACGCACAGACTTCCGTTCTAATGTAGCTAATATTAATGTACCTTCCTTGATTATTCATGGAGATTCAGACTTGGTTGTACCATTTAAAGCAAGCGGAAAACTGACGCATGAACTTCTTCCCAACAGCCAGCTCGTCGTAATTGAAGGCGGACCGCATGGACTAAATGCTACACACCGGGAACAATTCAATACCGCTTTACTGAAATTTCTCGCGGAATAA